The following are encoded together in the Humulus lupulus chromosome 5, drHumLupu1.1, whole genome shotgun sequence genome:
- the LOC133779946 gene encoding uncharacterized protein LOC133779946 → MPPPPPRAPDATQDMGSELRTPAVVASDVRIPVTPQDLEKIPEAFRGTVYESVNYAVSHIYKFTEKELRAIETMSPVGVMESSMGMTLTGVVALHRSIVRAKTQLEDMRTEHQASLQEAKATKDALATSKAELEKTRLKVQELETSLATSRTDLEAAKTEIQAALEAERTTSEQSMEDLFYHCWAYNPKADFSFMSPSLWACLLVDNSTK, encoded by the exons atgcctccaccacctccgcgagctccagaCGCCACCCAGGACATGGGATCGGAGCTTAGGACTCCGGccgtggtggcctccgatgtacgcatcccagtcactCCCCAGGatttggagaagatcccagaggccttccggggaacggtgtatgagtcggtgaactacgccgtcagccatatatacaaattcaccgagaaggagctccgggccattgagacaatgagcccggttggcgtaatggagtcttcaatgggcatgaccttaacg ggcgttGTCGCTCTTCACCGAAGCATCgtcagggccaaaactcagctcgaggatatgaggaccgagcaccaggcctctcttcaggaggctaaggcgactaaagatgccttggcgacctcgaaggccgagttggagaagacacgcttaaaggtccaagagctcgagacctcccttgccacctcgcggacagacctcgaggccgcgaagactgagatccaggccgccctggaggccgaacggaccacttcggagcagtccatggaagatctgttctaccactgctgggcctacaatccgaaggctgacttttccttcatgtcaccgagtcTCTGGGCGTGCTTGCtggttgataactctacaaaatag
- the LOC133778176 gene encoding histone H4, with product MSGRGKGGKGLGKGGAKRHRKVLRDNIQGITKPAIRRLARRGGVKRISGLIYEETRGVLKIFLENVIRDAVTYTEHARRKTVTAMDVVYALKRQGRTLYGFGG from the coding sequence ATGTCAGGAAGAGGCAAGGGCGGTAAAGGCTTGGGAAAGGGAGGTGCTAAGAGGCACAGGAAAGTTCTCAGGGATAACATCCAGGGAATCACCAAGCCGGCCATTCGAAGACTCGCTCGTAGGGGAGGTGTGAAGCGTATCAGCGGCCTTATCTATGAGGAAACCAGAGGAGTCCTCAAGATCTTCTTGGAAAATGTTATTCGTGATGCTGTTACTTACACGGAGCACGCTCGGAGGAAGACGGTCACCGCCATGGACGTGGTTTATGCTTTGAAGAGGCAGGGTCGCACCCTTTACGGTTTTGGTGGTTAA